One genomic window of Methanomassiliicoccus sp. includes the following:
- a CDS encoding CBS domain-containing protein, whose product MRKRLDLSQRELASLAGVSQSLIAKIEKGSIDPSYDNVCKIFNAFEGILKKRALEGKNTGARFTVGDLATRGVISITPEATLAEAVDKMMKGRFTQLPVMVGERIVGGVTDDRIRDYTIEQTRNQRMSYDDVMQTKVDSIMEPPFPILAEDTPIELASLHLQREEAVLVTRRGTIIGILTSADFLDLGLH is encoded by the coding sequence ATGAGGAAGAGACTGGACCTTTCCCAACGGGAGCTGGCATCGCTTGCGGGAGTGTCTCAATCGCTTATAGCCAAGATCGAGAAAGGGAGCATAGATCCTTCCTACGACAACGTATGCAAGATCTTCAATGCTTTCGAAGGGATCCTAAAGAAGAGGGCGTTGGAGGGGAAGAACACCGGAGCCCGCTTCACCGTGGGGGACCTGGCCACGCGGGGAGTGATATCGATCACACCCGAGGCCACCCTGGCGGAGGCGGTGGACAAAATGATGAAAGGGCGTTTCACCCAGCTGCCGGTGATGGTCGGAGAACGCATCGTGGGCGGAGTGACCGACGACCGTATACGCGATTACACCATTGAGCAGACGAGGAATCAGCGCATGTCCTACGATGATGTCATGCAGACCAAGGTGGACTCCATCATGGAGCCCCCCTTCCCCATATTGGCAGAGGACACCCCCATAGAGCTGGCATCCCTGCACCTGCAACGTGAGGAGGCGGTCCTGGTCACAAGGCGCGGCACG